The genomic stretch TGCTGAAATCGGTGAAAAATCAGTTAAATTGACAATTACAGCTGATTCTGATACACCAGTTGCCAAAGCGTCAGTAGACTACATCAAACAAACATGGGAAGATGTTCTTCCAGGATTAAAAGTAGAAGAAAAATTCGTAACATTCAAACAACGATTGCAAGATTCTAAAACACAAAACTTTGATGTTGTTCTATCACTTTGGGGTGGTGACTATCCAGAAGGATCTACATTCTATGGATTGTTTACATCTGATTCAGCCTACAACTACGGTAAGTTTAGCGATGCGACATATGATGCAGCCTACCAAAAAGCATTGACTACAGATGCTTTGGATCCAGTAGCTGCTGCAGATGATTATAAAGCTGCTGAAAAAGCACTTTATGATAATGCACACTATAACCCACTTTACTTCCGTAACACAAAAGCACTTCAAAATCCATCAATCAAAGGTCTTGTTCGTAACTCAACTGGTTTGCAAGTTGACTTTACATATGCCTATAAAGACAAATAATCTTTAATAAGTATGAATAATGGGCAAGAATTGGTTGCGGCCAATTCTTGCTTTTGTTGACAGGTAAAACTTTTCCCCTGCCAACAAAAGCAAATAAGAGAAGGAAATATTATGGTAAAATACATTCTTAAACGTGTTGCTATTCTTCTTGTAACACTCTGGGTAGTTGTTACCCTGTCGTTTTTCCTCATGCAAGTTATGCCTGGGACACCTTACAATAACCCAAAATTAACTGATGAGATGATTGCTTTAATGAACAAACAATATGGGTTGGATAAACCGGTTTGGCAACAATATCTTACATATCTATGGAATATTCTCCATGGTGATTTTGGTACAAGTTACCAATCAATCAACCAACCAGTCGGTCGTTTGATTTCACAACGCTTGGGTGTTTCAATTCAACTTGGTGTTCAAGCCCTAATCGTTGGTCTTCTTGCTGGTCTTGCGGTTGGTGCTGCATCAGCACGTAATAAAAATAACTGGATTGATGGTGTACTTAGTGTTATTTCTACACTTGGTATTTCAGTACCATCATTCATTATCGGTCTTTTCTTATTGGTTACTCTTGGTTTCAAATGGAGCTTGTTCCCACTTGCAGGATGGGGCTCATTTGAACAAACAATCATGCCATCTATTGCCTTAGCAATCCCAGTCTTTGCTCAAGTAACACGTTTCTTCCGTGGACAAATGATTGAAACATTGAGTTCTGATTACATTCAATTAGCAACTGCTAAAGGTTTGAATAAACGTCAAGTGACACGTAAACACGCGTACCGTAACTCAATGATTCCAGTTTTGACTTTGGTTGGTCCTATGGCAGCAAACTTGCTAACAGGTTCAGCTTTGATTGAACAAATTTTCTCAATTCCAGGAATTGGTCAACAATTTGTAACATCAATCCCAGCTAAAGACTATCCAGTAATTATGGGAACAACAATCGTTTATGCAATGATGTTGATGGTTGCTATCTTGGTAACAGATATTGCAACAAGTATTGTTGATCCACGTGTACGCTTGCAATAAGGAGACTATTCATGGCAGAAAAAACAAGAGAATTTAAGCTTGTTGGTGTTGGTTCAGCCAGCTCACAAGAAAAAATTGAAAAGCCTGCTCTTTCTTTTATGCAAGATGCATGGCGCCGTTTGAAGAAAAATAAATTAGCTGTTATTTCAATGTGGTTCTTGGGAATTTTACTCGTATTCTCAATGATTTCAGTAGTTTTGGTACCACGTGATGACGCTAATGCTTTCAATACAAAAGAAGTTACAACTTACCGTAACCTTCCACCAAAACTTAGTGACAACCTTCCATTCTGGAACGGTAAAATTACTTATTCTGGTAATACTGAAGCTAACGATGCTTATGCAGACCAAGGTGTTCCAGAAGGTAAAAAATTTATCCTTGGTACTGATAACCTAGGTCGTAGTGTTGCCAAACGTATCATCGTAGGTGTGCGTATCTCACTTCTTATTGCTATCGTTGCAACATTGATTGACCTTTTGATTGGGGTAACTTATGGTTTGATTTCAGGTTATGTTGGCGGACGTGTCGACATGGTTATGCAACGTATTATCGAAGTTATTTCATCAATTCCTAACTTGGTTATCGTTACAATGCTTGGTCTTTTGCTTGGTAATGGTGTTACATCAATCATTATTTCAATTGCTATCGTTGGATGGACATCAATGGCTCGTCAAGTACGTAACTTAACACTTTCTTACCGCGAACAAGAGTTTGTTCTTGCTGCTCGTTCATTGGGTGAAAGTGCTCCTAAAATCGCATTTAAACACATCCTTCCAAATATTTCAGGGATTATTATTGTTCAAATTATGATGACAGTTCCAAGTGCCATCATGTATGAAGCTGTGCTTTCAGCTATTAACCTTGGGGTAAAACCACCAACAGCGTCACTTGGTTCATTGATTACTGATGCTCAAGAATACTTACAATACTACCCTTATCAAGTAACTCTACCAGCCCTTGCTTTGGTATTAATCTCACTTGCTTTCATCTTGTTAGGTGACGGTCTTCGTGATGCATTTGATCCAAAATCTGGTGATCGTTAGGAGGAAAAAATATGAGTGAAGAAACAATTTTACAAGTTAAAAACCTCCATGTAGATTTCCAAACCTACGCTGGAGAAATTAAAGCCATTCGCGACGTCAACTTTGACTTGAAGAAAGGCGAAACACTTGCTATCGTAGGTGAATCTGGATCAGGTAAATCTGTAACAACTAAAACATTAATGGGGTTATCTGCCTCAAATGCTACTATTACAGGTGATATCGATTTTAAAGGTAAAAAACTTACTGAATTAAAAGAAGACGAATGGATCAAAGTTCGTGGAAATGAAATCGCAATGAT from Streptococcus ruminicola encodes the following:
- a CDS encoding ABC transporter permease; protein product: MVKYILKRVAILLVTLWVVVTLSFFLMQVMPGTPYNNPKLTDEMIALMNKQYGLDKPVWQQYLTYLWNILHGDFGTSYQSINQPVGRLISQRLGVSIQLGVQALIVGLLAGLAVGAASARNKNNWIDGVLSVISTLGISVPSFIIGLFLLVTLGFKWSLFPLAGWGSFEQTIMPSIALAIPVFAQVTRFFRGQMIETLSSDYIQLATAKGLNKRQVTRKHAYRNSMIPVLTLVGPMAANLLTGSALIEQIFSIPGIGQQFVTSIPAKDYPVIMGTTIVYAMMLMVAILVTDIATSIVDPRVRLQ
- a CDS encoding ABC transporter permease encodes the protein MAEKTREFKLVGVGSASSQEKIEKPALSFMQDAWRRLKKNKLAVISMWFLGILLVFSMISVVLVPRDDANAFNTKEVTTYRNLPPKLSDNLPFWNGKITYSGNTEANDAYADQGVPEGKKFILGTDNLGRSVAKRIIVGVRISLLIAIVATLIDLLIGVTYGLISGYVGGRVDMVMQRIIEVISSIPNLVIVTMLGLLLGNGVTSIIISIAIVGWTSMARQVRNLTLSYREQEFVLAARSLGESAPKIAFKHILPNISGIIIVQIMMTVPSAIMYEAVLSAINLGVKPPTASLGSLITDAQEYLQYYPYQVTLPALALVLISLAFILLGDGLRDAFDPKSGDR